One region of Solanum pennellii chromosome 6, SPENNV200 genomic DNA includes:
- the LOC107023065 gene encoding probable inactive receptor kinase At1g48480: MVLLIIFIIHALMFVSASSDLSSDRAALLAFRSAVGGRTFLWNTTITSPCNWAGVQCENNRVTVLRLPASALSGTLPVNTISNLTRLRTLSLRLNRLSGPLPSDLSKCVELRNIYLQGNFFTGEISSSFSGLHSLVRLNLADNNFSGEIPSGFNSLTRLRTFLLEKNQFSGFMPELKFFPNLEQFNVSFNRLNGSIPKSLEVMPVSSFTGNSLCGKPINVCPGSKTQPAIATDGIDIGNSNNKEKKLSGGAISGIVIGSIAGFFILLLILFVLGRMKTGDKTRALDVETIKPPETEVPGEKQIEKPENEGVNNGNSVATAEAAVVLNSGEENWGGTGAKKKLVFFGDYYKAFELEDLLRASAEVLGKGTLGTAYKAVLEIGTIVAVKRLKDVSISESECKEKIETVGAMNHENLVPLRAYYFSREEKLLVFDYMPMGSLSALLHGSKGAGRTPLNWEIRSSIALGIARGIEYLHSQGPDVSHGNIKSSNVLLTKSYEARVSDFGLANLVGPPSSPTRVVGYRAPEVTDPRKVSQKADVYSFGVLLLELLTGKAPSHALLNEEGVDLPRWVQSVVREEWPSEVFDIELLRYQTAEEQMVQLLQLAINCTAQYPNNRPSMAEISKQIEELQRPTSH, encoded by the exons ATGGTGTTGTTAATCATCTTCATAATTCATGCTTTGATGTTTGTGTCAGCTTCGTCGGATCTTAGCTCCGACCGAGCTGCACTTTTAGCATTTCGCTCCGCCGTGGGTGGTCGTACATTTCTATGGAACACCACCATTACCTCCCCATGCAACTGGGCTGGTGTACAATGTGAAAACAACCGTGTTACAGTTCTCCGGCTACCGGCGTCAGCTCTCTCCGGTACCCTTCCGGTGAACACAATCTCCAACCTGACTCGTCTTCGTACACTTAGTCTTCGTCTCAATCGCCTTTCGGGTCCTCTCCCTTCTGATCTCTCGAAATGTGTCGAGCTCCGTAACATTTATCTCCAGGGTAACTTTTTTACCGGAGAGATTTCTTCCTCCTTCTCCGGGCTTCACTCTTTAGTTCGGTTAAATCTCGCTGATAACAATTTTTCTGGAGAAATTCCATCTGGGTTTAACAGTTTGACTCGATTGAGAACATTTCTACTTGAGAAAAACCAGTTTTCTGGATTTATGCCTGAGCTAAAGTTTTTCCCAAATCTCGAGCAGTTCAATGTGTCTTTCAATAGATTAAATGGGTCTATTCCGAAAAGTTTGGAGGTAATGCCTGTTAGTTCTTTTACTGGGAATTCTCTCTGTGGAAAGCCTATTAATGTCTGCCCAGGTAGTAAAACTCAGCCTGCTATAGCTACTGATGGAATCGATATTGGgaattcaaataacaaggagAAGAAGCTATCCGGTGGAGCTATTTCCGGTATTGTCATCGGGTCTATTGCTggatttttcattcttttgttgattttgtttgtGTTAGGTAGGATGAAAACCGGTGATAAAACAAGGGCTCTTGATGTTGAGACAATTAAGCCACCTGAAACAGAAGTTCCCGGGGAGAAGCAGATTGAGAAACCCGAAAATGAAGGTGTAAATAATGGGAATTCAGTTGCTACAGCAGAAGCTGCTGTGGTATTGAATAGTGGTGAAGAGAATTGGGGAGGAACTGGGGCTAAGAAAAAGCTTGTGTTTTTTGGAGATTATTATAAAGCATTTGAATTGGAGGATTTGTTGAGAGCATCTGCTGAGGTTCTTGGAAAGGGGACACTTGGAACAGCTTATAAGGCAGTTTTGGAGATTGGTACAATTGTTGCTGTTAAGAGATTGAAAGATGTGTCAATATCTGAAAGTGAGTGCAAGGAGAAAATTGAAACAGTTGGAGCAATGAATCATGAGAATTTGGTGCCTCTCAGAGCTTATTATTTCAGCAGGGAGGAAAAACTTCTTGTCTTTGACTATATGCCAATGGGAAGCTTGTCTGCTCTTCTTCATG GAAGCAAGGGGGCTGGCAGAACACCATTGAATTGGGAAATCAGGTCCAGTATTGCCCTCGGAATTGCACGTGGCATCGAATACCTGCACTCTCAAGGTCCTGATGTCTCCCATGGGAATATCAAGTCATCCAATGTTCTTCTCACCAAATCATACGAAGCACGTGTCTCAGATTTTGGCCTGGCTAACTTGGTTGGACCGCCATCCTCCCCTACACGAGTTGTTGGATATCGTGCTCCAGAGGTAACTGATCCTCGCAAGGTTTCCCAAAAGGCTGATGTCTATAGCTTTGGAGTATTACTTTTGGAGCTTCTTACTGGAAAAGCACCTAGTCATGCCCTCTTGAATGAAGAAGGTGTTGATTTGCCAAGATGGGTTCAATCTGTCGTTCGTGAAGAATGGCCTTCTGAAGTTTTTGATATTGAGCTCCTCAGGTACCAGACTGCTGAAGAACAGATGGTCCAACTCTTGCAGCTAGCAATAAATTGTACAGCTCAATATCCCAATAACCGACCTTCAATGGCTGAGATCTCTAAACAGATTGAAGAGCTTCAACGTCCAACCTCACACTGA
- the LOC107023066 gene encoding nudix hydrolase 18, mitochondrial-like, translating to MFKTFSMSSRMGRDLQRYNEGCRQVVGCIPYRYIKSYQSGYNIDDLEFLLISSQKSPRLMFPKGGWEIDESLKDAALRETFEEAGVIGDVDVQDYLGTWSFKSKSQGTFHEGHMLPLLVTQELDEWPEKSARRRLWMKFNEAREICWHPWMKEALDVFASKLAKRNKEEPQTLYPFKELSNEAMPNIDTTAVANQMYNIEEPRMDNVDQANPLTCEEPIINPIFVDDSMFNETLFNEDLGISHIATTSLFNEDTRISIVAHS from the exons ATGTTCAAGACATTTTCTATGTCCTCCCGTATGGGAAGGGACTTGCAGAGGTACAATGAAGGTTGTCGTCAAGTTGTTGG ATGTATTCCATACAGATACATAAAGAGTTACCAGTCAGGTtataatattgatgatttgGAGTTTCTATTGATCAGCTCACAAAAGAGTCCGAGATTGATGTTCCCTAag GGTGGTTGGGAGATTGACGAGTCGTTAAAAGATGCAGCTTTACGAGAAACCTTTGAGGAAGCTGGAGTTATTGGCGATGTTGATGTTCAG GACTATTTAGGTACCTGGAGTTTCAAAAGCAAAAGCCAAGGCACATTTCATGAGGGACACATGCTGCCTTTGCTTGTCACTCAGGAATTAGATGAATGGCCTGAGAAATCTGCTCGTCGTCGTTTATgg ATGAAATTTAACGAAGCGAGGGAAATATGTTGGCATCCATGGATGAAGGAAGCTTTGGATGTTTTTGCTTCTAAGCTTGCTAAGAGAAACAAAGAAGAGCCTCAAACATTATACCCTTTCAAGGAATTGTCAAATGAAGCAATGCCAAACATTGATACAACTGCAGTAGCTAACCAAATGTATAATATTGAAGAACCAAGAATGGACAATGTTGATCAAGCTAATCCTTTGACTTGTGAAGAACCAATCATCAATCCAATCTTTGTAGACGATTCGATGTTTAACGAGACATTGTTCAATGAAGATCTGGGGATAAGCCATATAGCTACTACATCATTGTTCAATGAAGATACAAGAATAAGCATTGTTGCTCATAGCTAG
- the LOC107023903 gene encoding serine carboxypeptidase-like 45, giving the protein MALSLFFFLLCASVRIGYAFPPHPDKIILLPGQPQVGFQQFSGYVTVDDKKQRALFYYFVEAETDPASKPLVLWLNGGPGCSSVGVGAFSENGPFRPRGQVLVKNEHSWNKEANMLYLESPVGVGFSYSTNTSSYETVNDEITARDNVVFLQRWFNKFPQYRENNLFLTGESYAGHYVPQLAKLMIELNNKKKLFNLKGVALGNPVLEFATDFNSRAEYFWSHGLISDSTYRMFTSVCNYSRYVSEYYRDGVSPMCSRVMSLVSRETSKFVDKYDVTLDVCMSSVLSQSKIISPQENGEKIDVCIDDETVNYLNRQDVRTALHARLVGVRSWDVCSTILDYQLLDIEIPTISIVGLLVKERIPVLIYSGDQDSVVPLTGSRSVVHQLANQMGLNTTVPYRVWFSGQQVGGWTQVYDNILSFATIRGAAHEAPFSQPERSLVLFRSFLQGKALPEVF; this is encoded by the exons ATGGCTCtgtctctctttttctttcttctttgtgCTTCTGTAAGGATTGGGTATGCATTTCCTCCTCATCCAGACAAAATCATTCTATTACCTGGACAACCCCAAGTGGGATTTCAACAGTTTTCAGGCTATGTCACTGTTGATGACAAGAAACAAAGAGCTCTCTTTTACTATTTTGTGGAAGCAGAAACAGATCCAGCTTCTAAGCCTCTTGTTTTATGGCTAAATGGAG GACCTGGTTGTTCTTCTGTGGGAGTTGGTGCATTTTCTGAGAATGGTCCATTCAGACCTAGAGGACAAGTTCTTGTTAAGAATGAACACAGTTGGAATAAAG AGGCAAATATGTTGTACTTAGAGTCTCCAGTTGGGGTTGGCTTCTCTTATTCAACTAATACATCTTCCTATGAGACAGTTAATGATGAGATAACAG CCAGGGACAATGTTGTTTTCTTGCAACGCTGGTTTAACAAATTCCCACAGTATAGagaaaacaatttatttttaactggAGAGAGTTATGCAG GCCATTATGTACCTCAACTTGCCAAGCTCATGATTGAGCttaacaacaagaagaaattgTTCAATTTGAAAGGAGTTGCA TTGGGTAATCCTGTTTTGGAATTTGCTACTGACTTCAATTCGAGGGCTGAGTACTTCTGGTCTCATGGTCTAATATCAGACTCCACCTACAGAATGTTCACTTCTGTTTGCAATTATTCTCGCTACGTGAGCGAGTACTACAGGGACGGTGTATCACCAATGTGTTCAAGAGTCATGAGCCTTGTAAGTAGAGAAACCAGTAAATTTGTGGACAAATATGATGTTACCCTGGATGTCTGTATGTCATCAGTGCTCTCTCAGTCCAAAATTATAAGTCCACAA GAAAATGGTGAGAAGATAGATGTCTGCATAGACGATGAAACTGTCAATTACTTAAACCGACAAGATGTGAGAACGGCTCTTCATGCCAGACTTGTTGGCGTTCGCAGCTGGGATGTTTGCAGCAC CATTCTGGATTATCAATTGCTTGATATAGAGATACCAACCATATCCATAGTAGGATTGCTTGTCAAGGAGAGAATTCCAGTCTTAATTTACAG TGGGGATCAAGATTCTGTTGTTCCATTGACTGGAAGTCGCTCTGTTGTACATCAACTAGCAAACCAGATGGGACTGAACACAACTGTACCCTATAGAGTTTGGTTTTCAGGACAACAG GTTGGTGGATGGACTCAAGTGTATGATAATATCCTTTCATTTGCAACCATTAGAGGTGCTGCTCATGAAGCTCCTTTCTCTCAGCCAGAGAGATCACTTGTTCTTTTCAGGTCATTTCTTCAAGGCAAGGCACTTCCTGAAGTATTCTGA